A window of Cryptomeria japonica chromosome 3, Sugi_1.0, whole genome shotgun sequence contains these coding sequences:
- the LOC131874268 gene encoding uncharacterized protein LOC131874268 — METYLISIDVNEWNIVTTKYVVPTSIPSDPDAKTQYELNARAKHALLCGLTKDVFVKVMHCAFANEIWSKLETIYQVVNSRRGLGENVDEKDVVRKVIRTLLPKYETKVSTLEEKKSFSTMSLDSLQSILTAYEMRIGSNSSNSKETAFKVEKKEEPDSESELSDAIEALLVRKLKKKYKGKLPFKCFNCGDETLFMAEIETSSRKDIMNISEDKSDDLDQGESDLEGELLCALKEIKRLKKLVVSHESEIQILQIELKDSKQTVEDLKVLLADSELKVNTLEQQTNSLHKQIEQYESTLHLNEILNKQKLCKNMTGVGFESAKSAKQITKPTNRNQF, encoded by the exons atggaaacatacTTGATCTCTATTGATGTAAATGAGTGGAACATTGTTACTACAAAATATGTTGTTCCTACTTCTATTCCTTCAGATCCTGATGCTAAAACTCAATATGAGTTAAATGCTAGAGCTAAGCATGCTCTGTTATGTGGTCTCACCAAGGATGtgtttgttaaagttatgcattgTGCATTTGCTAATGAAATATGGAGTAAGCTAGAAACCATTTATCAag TTGTGAATTCGAGAAGGGGTCTTggtgaaaatgttgatgaaaaagatgttgtCAGAAAAGTTATTAGAACATTACTTCCTAAATATGAAACTAAGGTGTCcactttagaagaaaagaaaagtttttctacTATGTCTCTtgacagccttcaaagcatacttacAGCTTATGAAATGAGAATTGGTAGTAATTCTTCTAATTCTAAAGAAACTGCttttaaagtagaaaagaaagaggaaccaGATAGTGAgtctgaactttcagatgctatagaagccctGCTAGtaagaaagttaaaaaaaaaatataagggaaaactacccttcaaATGCTTTAATTGCG gtgatgaaactttGTTTATGGCTGAAATAGAAACTTCCTCAAGGAAAGATATAATGAACATATCAGAAGATAAATCTGATGACTTAGATCAAGGTGAAagtgatcttgaaggagaattgcttTGTGCTCTTAAGGAAATCAAAAGACTAAAGAAGCTTGTAGTTTCTCATGaaagtgaaattcaaattttgcaaattgaattaAAAGATTCAAAGCAAACAGTTGAAGATTTAAAAGTTTTACTTGCTGATAGTGAATTGAAAGTTAATACTTTGGAACAGCAAACTAATTCTTTGCATAAGCAGATTGAGCAGTATGAAAGTACCTTGCATTTAAATGAAATTTTAAACAAACAAAAACTATGCAAGAATATGACAGGTGTAGGTTTTGAGAGTGCTAAATCAGCAAAACAGATTACTAAACCTACAAATAGAAACCAATTTTAG